Proteins from one Malania oleifera isolate guangnan ecotype guangnan chromosome 4, ASM2987363v1, whole genome shotgun sequence genomic window:
- the LOC131152918 gene encoding histidine-containing phosphotransfer protein 1-like isoform X1: MDTMVQLQRQLVDYTASLFQEGFLNDQFTQLQQLQDETNPDFVSEVVSLFFEDSERLLNELARALDQESVDFRRLDSHVHQLKGSSSSIGAERVQNVCISFRNCCDEQNIEGCLRCLQQVKQEYALVKSKLESLLKLEQQLSAAGGSIPI; the protein is encoded by the exons ATGGATACTATGGTTCAGTTACAGAGGCAGTTGGTTGACTACACAGCCTCCTTGTTTCAGGAG GGATTTTTGAATGATCAGTTTACCCAACTTCAGCAACTGCAAGATGAGACCAACCCAGATTTTGTGTCTGAAGTGGTGTCTCTCTTCTTTGAAGATTCTGAGAGGCTTCTTAATGAATTGGCCAGAGCTCT agATCAGGAGAGTGTAGACTTCAGAAGGTTGGATTCCCATGTTCACCAGCTGAAGGGCAGCAGCTCCAG CATTGGCGCAGAAAGAGTTCAGAATGTCTGCATTTCCTTCCGCAACTGCTGCGATGAGCAGAATATTGAAGG GTGTCTGAGATGTCTGCAGCAAGTAAAACAAGAGTATGCCCTTGTAAAGAGTAAGCTGGAAAGTCTCTTGAAG CTTGAGCAGCAGCTTTCGGCTGCTGGTGGGTCTATTCCCATATAG
- the LOC131152918 gene encoding histidine-containing phosphotransfer protein 1-like isoform X2, which translates to MDTMVQLQRQLVDYTASLFQEGFLNDQFTQLQQLQDETNPDFVSEVVSLFFEDSERLLNELARALIGAERVQNVCISFRNCCDEQNIEGCLRCLQQVKQEYALVKSKLESLLKLEQQLSAAGGSIPI; encoded by the exons ATGGATACTATGGTTCAGTTACAGAGGCAGTTGGTTGACTACACAGCCTCCTTGTTTCAGGAG GGATTTTTGAATGATCAGTTTACCCAACTTCAGCAACTGCAAGATGAGACCAACCCAGATTTTGTGTCTGAAGTGGTGTCTCTCTTCTTTGAAGATTCTGAGAGGCTTCTTAATGAATTGGCCAGAGCTCT CATTGGCGCAGAAAGAGTTCAGAATGTCTGCATTTCCTTCCGCAACTGCTGCGATGAGCAGAATATTGAAGG GTGTCTGAGATGTCTGCAGCAAGTAAAACAAGAGTATGCCCTTGTAAAGAGTAAGCTGGAAAGTCTCTTGAAG CTTGAGCAGCAGCTTTCGGCTGCTGGTGGGTCTATTCCCATATAG